GAAAAAAATCAATTTGTCATTACAGGAGATACACTTTTTAAAGGAAGTATAGGGAGAACAGACCTTCCAGGAGGAGACATGAAGCAGATGGAAAAATCCCTTAAAAAGCTTATGGAACTTCCAGACGACACTGATGTTATTCCAGGACACGGAGATACAACCAAAATAGGTACAGAAAGAAAAACAAATCCATATATAACCGGTATTCACAGGTTAGGATTATGGTAAAGATAGGTGCACATGTCTCATCTTCAAAATCTTTAGATCTTGTTTTTGATAGAGGAAAAGAGATAGGTGCAGCTACTATTCAGTTTTTTCTGTCGTCTCCAAGATCATGGGCATGGAAAGAAAGAACAGATAAGGAAAAGGTTTTATTTATGGAAAAAAGAAGGAAGACAGGGATACACCCTGTAGTAGTCCATTCTTCTTATCTTTTTAATCTGGCATCAGGAAATAAAGATCTACGGGAAAAATCTATTAGAGGAGTTATCAACGAGCTAAAACTATGTGAAGAGCTTGAGATAGATTACTATGTTATTCATGCAGGAAAGGCAAAAGGACTTAATGATACAGAAGCTATAAAGAATATAATTGATAGTATGAAAATTATTTTGTCTGAAGTTCAACTGAAAAAAACGTTTTTTCTTTATGAAACTCTTGCAGGACAAAAAGGAGAGATTGGTAAAACAACAGATGAACTGTTTGCTTTGATGGAACCCTTTTTAGACCAAAATATAGGAGTATGTCTGGATACATGTCACCTATATTCTGCAGGTTATAGAATAAACGAGGAAGAGGATTTTTATAGGTATAAAGAAGAGTTAAAAGAAAAAATAGGGCTTGAGAATGTAAAAGTAATCCACTGTAATGATTCAAAAACCCCCTTTAACTCCCGTAGAGATAGACACGAGCATATAGGAGAAGGTTCTATCGGCCTAAAAGGATTTGAACTTTTTATAAATGATGAATATTTTAGTACTCTACCCTTTATACTTGAAACTCCAAAAGAAGGGAATATGGATTTAGTAAATATTGAAAGATTAAAAAATTTAATAAAAGCGCCCGTAGCTCAGTAGGATAGAGCACCGGTTTCCGGGGCTGGGGGTCGCAGGTTCAAATCCTGCCGGGCGCGCTAAAGGGTGATAAATGATGGTAGAAAAGGCAGTTTTGAACAAAATTGAGGAAGAGCTTTCCAGATACATGGACTCCTATGTGGAGTTCATATTGAAAGTGGGTGATTACATACTATCAAGCGGAGGGAAAAGGCTTAGACCTGTCCTTGTGCTTACATTT
This window of the Persephonella hydrogeniphila genome carries:
- a CDS encoding deoxyribonuclease IV, whose translation is MVKIGAHVSSSKSLDLVFDRGKEIGAATIQFFLSSPRSWAWKERTDKEKVLFMEKRRKTGIHPVVVHSSYLFNLASGNKDLREKSIRGVINELKLCEELEIDYYVIHAGKAKGLNDTEAIKNIIDSMKIILSEVQLKKTFFLYETLAGQKGEIGKTTDELFALMEPFLDQNIGVCLDTCHLYSAGYRINEEEDFYRYKEELKEKIGLENVKVIHCNDSKTPFNSRRDRHEHIGEGSIGLKGFELFINDEYFSTLPFILETPKEGNMDLVNIERLKNLIKAPVAQ